GACCACGACAGGTTTAGCAACTTCTCGTATGGCTTTAAGAATAGCAACAGCGACCTCAGGCGGTTGTTTGATTTCCATCTCCTGGATGCGGCATGATGACAATAACAAGCGCAAGCCGCTCTGATGGGTAACCATTTCGCTGGTTACAGCGGCTCCGTTGATCTCTGTGATGGGGCGCCCAAACATGCGTGCCATCCCCTGGGAACGTGTTAATCCCAGATTCAAGCCGAGTGTGCCACTGCCAAGGCGATAATCAGTTGCAAAACAATGTTCGCCAGTTTGTTGCAGGGCTGCTGCAATATTGAGCGTGACTGTCGTTGTGCCCACGCCACCTTTAGCGCCAATGACACCAACTGCCTCACCACGCTGGTTGCTGGCTGTACCACTGTGATCGCCACCGGCAGTATGACGCGCTAAGATCGCCTTAACGCGAGAAGCCAATTCAGCAGGATGTGTTGGCTTCGTGAGATAATCATCAGCACCGGCTTCAAACCCTTTGACTTTGTCGTCAATGAGCGTTTTCGCCGTGAACATGATGATCGGAATATCAGCCGTCGTTGAATTGCTGCGCAAACGACGGCAAACTTCAAGGCCGCTCATATCAGGCATCATGATATCCAGGATGATGAGTTGAGGGCGTTCGGCTTCTGCTTTAGCAATGGCAGGTTTACCAGCATTGGCAGCAAGAACTTCATAGCCCTGACGCTGCAGCATCAGGCCAATCAGCTTCAGGCTATCAATATCATCATCGACAATCAGGATTTTTTCGGCCATGGGTCGCCTTCATACCT
The Phototrophicus methaneseepsis DNA segment above includes these coding regions:
- a CDS encoding response regulator, whose amino-acid sequence is MAEKILIVDDDIDSLKLIGLMLQRQGYEVLAANAGKPAIAKAEAERPQLIILDIMMPDMSGLEVCRRLRSNSTTADIPIIMFTAKTLIDDKVKGFEAGADDYLTKPTHPAELASRVKAILARHTAGGDHSGTASNQRGEAVGVIGAKGGVGTTTVTLNIAAALQQTGEHCFATDYRLGSGTLGLNLGLTRSQGMARMFGRPITEINGAAVTSEMVTHQSGLRLLLSSCRIQEMEIKQPPEVAVAILKAIREVAKPVVVDLGPGITPTTSALLSELDEIIVIVEPNPITITMAQELLKHIESHADRERISIAVLNRSQSSIQTPWHEIESQLGREVRAIISAAPELSFQAIENQTPAVMLQPGSVIGGQYTKLAEEIKTRIRPTM